From Bombyx mori chromosome 3, ASM3026992v2, the proteins below share one genomic window:
- the LOC101742723 gene encoding fatty-acid amide hydrolase 2 isoform X2, protein MIKHAFLVFRTYLDLFIDYIFSLYWEAKRTPLPNLEKKHIILKDDAVTIAAKIRNRQLKSEDLVQMCIERIKIVNPILNAVTDERFEEALEEAREIDRMLDEGLSEEYLKKKPFLGVPFTAKESHAVKGLLHTLGIKARAHVRAHEDAECVRLMRAAGALPLAVTNVPEINKWCETRNMVFGQTNNPYHTGRTTGGSSGGEAALMAAMATPISLCSDIGGSTRMPAFYCGLFGINPTAGYTSLKGSALRSGKDDTMASIGFVSRHTCDLAALTKVILADKAAELDLDRPVDLKTIKYYYLDTAQDLRVSPIQPELREAMDKVISQLSEEASSARRYQHAGLDHMYALWRHAMTREADVFGRLLTNNQGEASAVLELLKKLTGQSDYTWAAVLKLLDDQVLPRVNADWADRLTAALREDLLKTLGTDGVLLSASAPQPAPYHAAPLLRPFNFAYWGIFNVLRFPAVQVPLGLNSEGIPLGIQVVAAPAQEALCLAVAEHLARTFGGYVPPCKIIDT, encoded by the exons ATGATCAAACACGCATTCCTGGTCTTCAGAACATATCTGGACTTATTCATTGATTACATATTCTCCCTTTACTGGGAAGCGAAGAGGACACCTTTgccaaatttggaaaaaaagcATATTATACTTAAGGACGATGCTGTGACCATTGCCGCAAAGATCAGAAATAGACAGTTAAAGTCTGAAGATTTGGTTCAAATGTGCATTGAAAGAATAAAAATT GTCAATCCAATACTGAACGCCGTCACAGATGAGCGTTTTGAAGAGGCTTTAGAAGAAGCGCGCGAAATCGACCGGATGCTTGATGAGGGACTCTCAGAAGAATATCTCAAGAAGAAACCATTCCTTG GTGTTCCGTTTACGGCGAAAGAGAGTCACGCGGTGAAGGGCCTGCTCCACACGTTGGGCATCAAGGCGCGGGCGCACGTCCGCGCGCACGAGGACGCGGAGTGCGTGCGCCTCATGCGCGCGGCCGGCGCCCTCCCGCTCGCCGTCACCAACGTACCAGAGATCAACAAATG GTGTGAAACTCGCAACATGGTGTTTGGTCAGACCAACAACCCGTATCACACCGGGCGCACCACGGGCGGGTCCAGCGGTGGGGAGGCCGCGCTGATGGCCGCCATGGCGACACCCATATCGTTAT GTTCGGACATCGGCGGGTCCACGCGGATGCCGGCGTTCTACTGCGGCTTGTTCGGCATCAACCCCACCGCCGGATATACCAGTCTTAAAG GCTCGGCGCTGCGCTCCGGTAAAGATGACACCATGGCGTCGATAGGGTTCGTTAGCAGACACACCTGCGACCTCGCCGCGCTCACCAAAGTCATCCTGGCCGACAAGGCTGCTGAGCTGGACTTGGACAGGCCCGTGGACCTCAAG ACGATCAAGTATTATTACCTGGACACGGCCCAGGACCTGCGTGTCAGTCCCATCCAGCCGGAGCTCCGGGAGGCCATGGacaa AGTCATAAGTCAACTAAGCGAGGAGGCGTCGAGCGCCCGGCGCTACCAGCACGCCGGCCTCGACCACATGTACGCGCTGTGGCGGCACGCCATGACCAGGGAGGCCGACGTGTTCGGGCGCCTCCTCACCAACAACCAAGGAGAGGCCAGCGCGGTCCTCGAGCTGCTCAAAAAG CTGACAGGACAGAGCGACTACACGTGGGCGGCCGTACTGAAGCTGCTGGACGACCAGGTGCTGCCCCGGGTCAACGCCGACTGGGCTGACCGCCTCACCGCAGCACTCAGGGAGGATCTCTTG AAGACTCTCGGTACGGACGGTGTGCTGCTGTCCGCGAGCGCCCcgcagccggcgccctaccacGCCGCGCCGCTGCTGCGACCCTTCAACTTCGCCTACTGGGGGATCTTCAATGTACTCAGGTTCCCCGCTGTGCAG GTACCGTTAGGGCTGAACAGTGAGGGCATTCCCCTCGGCATCCAGGTGGTGGCGGCGCCCGCGCAGGAGGCGCTCTGCCTCGCCGTGGCGGAGCACCTGGCCAGGACCTTCGGGGGCTACGTGCCTCCGTGCAAGATTATAGATACATAG
- the LOC101742723 gene encoding fatty-acid amide hydrolase 2 isoform X1 produces the protein MCTTNHGDGRISHSVPGSKTCNIIRGIAFNMIKHAFLVFRTYLDLFIDYIFSLYWEAKRTPLPNLEKKHIILKDDAVTIAAKIRNRQLKSEDLVQMCIERIKIVNPILNAVTDERFEEALEEAREIDRMLDEGLSEEYLKKKPFLGVPFTAKESHAVKGLLHTLGIKARAHVRAHEDAECVRLMRAAGALPLAVTNVPEINKWCETRNMVFGQTNNPYHTGRTTGGSSGGEAALMAAMATPISLCSDIGGSTRMPAFYCGLFGINPTAGYTSLKGSALRSGKDDTMASIGFVSRHTCDLAALTKVILADKAAELDLDRPVDLKTIKYYYLDTAQDLRVSPIQPELREAMDKVISQLSEEASSARRYQHAGLDHMYALWRHAMTREADVFGRLLTNNQGEASAVLELLKKLTGQSDYTWAAVLKLLDDQVLPRVNADWADRLTAALREDLLKTLGTDGVLLSASAPQPAPYHAAPLLRPFNFAYWGIFNVLRFPAVQVPLGLNSEGIPLGIQVVAAPAQEALCLAVAEHLARTFGGYVPPCKIIDT, from the exons ATGTGCACAACAAACCACGGCGACGGAAGAATTTCGCATTCTGTG CCTGGCAGCAAAACTTGTAACATTATTCGAGGAATAGCATTTAACATGATCAAACACGCATTCCTGGTCTTCAGAACATATCTGGACTTATTCATTGATTACATATTCTCCCTTTACTGGGAAGCGAAGAGGACACCTTTgccaaatttggaaaaaaagcATATTATACTTAAGGACGATGCTGTGACCATTGCCGCAAAGATCAGAAATAGACAGTTAAAGTCTGAAGATTTGGTTCAAATGTGCATTGAAAGAATAAAAATT GTCAATCCAATACTGAACGCCGTCACAGATGAGCGTTTTGAAGAGGCTTTAGAAGAAGCGCGCGAAATCGACCGGATGCTTGATGAGGGACTCTCAGAAGAATATCTCAAGAAGAAACCATTCCTTG GTGTTCCGTTTACGGCGAAAGAGAGTCACGCGGTGAAGGGCCTGCTCCACACGTTGGGCATCAAGGCGCGGGCGCACGTCCGCGCGCACGAGGACGCGGAGTGCGTGCGCCTCATGCGCGCGGCCGGCGCCCTCCCGCTCGCCGTCACCAACGTACCAGAGATCAACAAATG GTGTGAAACTCGCAACATGGTGTTTGGTCAGACCAACAACCCGTATCACACCGGGCGCACCACGGGCGGGTCCAGCGGTGGGGAGGCCGCGCTGATGGCCGCCATGGCGACACCCATATCGTTAT GTTCGGACATCGGCGGGTCCACGCGGATGCCGGCGTTCTACTGCGGCTTGTTCGGCATCAACCCCACCGCCGGATATACCAGTCTTAAAG GCTCGGCGCTGCGCTCCGGTAAAGATGACACCATGGCGTCGATAGGGTTCGTTAGCAGACACACCTGCGACCTCGCCGCGCTCACCAAAGTCATCCTGGCCGACAAGGCTGCTGAGCTGGACTTGGACAGGCCCGTGGACCTCAAG ACGATCAAGTATTATTACCTGGACACGGCCCAGGACCTGCGTGTCAGTCCCATCCAGCCGGAGCTCCGGGAGGCCATGGacaa AGTCATAAGTCAACTAAGCGAGGAGGCGTCGAGCGCCCGGCGCTACCAGCACGCCGGCCTCGACCACATGTACGCGCTGTGGCGGCACGCCATGACCAGGGAGGCCGACGTGTTCGGGCGCCTCCTCACCAACAACCAAGGAGAGGCCAGCGCGGTCCTCGAGCTGCTCAAAAAG CTGACAGGACAGAGCGACTACACGTGGGCGGCCGTACTGAAGCTGCTGGACGACCAGGTGCTGCCCCGGGTCAACGCCGACTGGGCTGACCGCCTCACCGCAGCACTCAGGGAGGATCTCTTG AAGACTCTCGGTACGGACGGTGTGCTGCTGTCCGCGAGCGCCCcgcagccggcgccctaccacGCCGCGCCGCTGCTGCGACCCTTCAACTTCGCCTACTGGGGGATCTTCAATGTACTCAGGTTCCCCGCTGTGCAG GTACCGTTAGGGCTGAACAGTGAGGGCATTCCCCTCGGCATCCAGGTGGTGGCGGCGCCCGCGCAGGAGGCGCTCTGCCTCGCCGTGGCGGAGCACCTGGCCAGGACCTTCGGGGGCTACGTGCCTCCGTGCAAGATTATAGATACATAG